In the Apteryx mantelli isolate bAptMan1 chromosome 1, bAptMan1.hap1, whole genome shotgun sequence genome, one interval contains:
- the PCDH20 gene encoding protocadherin-20: MPHPRTSVPLFPQHLIVFLLFVGPFNCFASYSHATELFYSLKEGLPAGVLIGSLARDLRLLTGDGQHPPALQPPLSFTLASRGLGGQYVQLDNHSGELHTSALEIDREALCVESSGATIIGGGAAASSSSSLSPESCLLLLDVLVLPQEYFRLVKVKITIQDVNDNAPRFPVPHIRLSVPENAPVNTRLAIEHPALDPDVGTNGVQTYRLRDNYGVFTLDVEENESGERTPYLIVMGALDREAREEYVTVIVAEDGGTPPLVGSATLTIGISDINDNCPQFNDSQVNVTLYGNSTLGTHVATVHAIDMDLGSNAQITYSYSQKVPQPSRDLFHLDENTGVITLSSKIDGDSPRLHRLIILGNGPGCIPAVITVLVTIIKVMMRPPEVVPRFIANEVEGVVYLKELEPINTPIAFFTIKDPDEKYKVNCYLNGDGPFRLSPYKPYNNEYLLETTKPLDYETQQLYEISVVAWNSEGFHVNKIIKVQVLDDNDNSPVFSQQLIELSIEENNVPNAFLTKLHATDADSGERGKVSYFLGPDAPSYFSLDKTTGILTVSTQLDREEKEKYRYTVKAVDSGFPPRESIATVAITVLDKNDNSPRFINKDFSFFVPENFPGFGEIGVISVTDADAGQNGWVALSVVNGSDIFVIDTGKGVLRAKVSLDREQQSSYVLWIEAVDGGDPALSSTAKITVLLLDINDNPPLVLFPQSNMSYLLVLPSTLPGSAITEVYAVDKDTGMNAVIAYSIIGRRGPRPESFRIDPKTGNITLEESLMQNDYGLYRLLVKVSDHGYPEPLHSTVMVNLFVNDTVSNESYIESLLRKEPDINVEEKQPQISIEPTHKKIESASCMPTLVALSIISLVSITLVTGMGIYICLRKGKKHHRTDENLEVQIPLNGRINLHMLEKKPMEISNI, from the coding sequence ATGCCCCATCCTCGCACCTCTGTGCCTCTCTTTCCTCAGCACTTGATCGTCTTCCTGCTCTTCGTCGGACCTTTCAACTGCTTCGCCAGTTACAGCCATGCCACCGAGCTTTTCTACAGCCTCAAGGAGGGGCTGCCGGCCGGGGTGCTCATCGGCAGCCTGGCCCGCGACCTGCGGCTGCTGACAGGTGATGGGCAGCACCCTCCAGCCCTCCAGCCCCCACTCTCCTTCACCCTGGCCTCCCGTGGTCTGGGGGGCCAGTACGTGCAGCTGGACAACCACTCTGGAGAGCTGCACACCTCAGCCTTGGAGATCGACCGGGAAGCTCTGTGTGTGGAGAGCAGTGGGGCCACCATCATTGGGGGAGGggctgctgcctcttcctcctcatcaCTCTCGCCTGAGTCGTGCCTGCTGCTGTTGGACGTGCTGGTGCTGCCGCAGGAGTACTTCCGCCTGGTGAAGGTGAAGATCACTATCCAGGATGTCAACGACAATGCGCCGCGCTTCCCTGTGCCCCACATCCGCCTCTCTGTGCCCGAGAACGCACCTGTGAACACCCGCCTGGCCATTGAGCATCCTGCCCTAGACCCTGATGTGGGCACCAATGGTGTCCAGACCTACCGCTTGCGGGATAACTATGGTGTCTTCACCCTGGACGTGGAGGAGAATGAGAGTGGGGAGAGGACCCCCTACTTGATCGTCATGGGGGCTCTGGACAGGGAGGCCAGGGAGGAGTATGTCACGGTCATCGTTGCTGAGGACGGGGGGACCCCTCCTCTTGTGGGCAGTGCCACCCTCACCATTGGCATCAGCGACATCAATGACAACTGCCCCCAGTTCAATGACTCTCAGGTCAATGTCACCCTTTATGGGAATTCCACCCTAGGGACACATGTGGCCACTGTCCACGCGATAGACATGGACCTCGGATCCAATGCCCAGATCACCTACTCCTACAGCCAGAAGGTCCCCCAGCCATCCAGAGACTTGTTCCATCTGGATGAAAACACAGGAGTCATCACACTCTCCAGTAAGATTGATGGGGACTCTCCGAGGCTCCACAGGCTGATCATACTGGGCAACGGCCCTGGTTGTATCCCTGCGGTGATCACAGTGCTAGTGACCATCATCAAAGTCATGATGAGGCCACCTGAAGTTGTCCCTCGTTTCATAGCTAATGAAGTGGAGGGAGTGGTATACTTGAAGGAACTGGAGCCTATCAACACACCAATAGCATTTTTTACCATCAAAGACCCTGATGAAAAATACAAAGTCAATTGCTATTTGAACGGTGATGGGCCTTTCAGACTGTCACCGTACAAGCCATACAACAATGAATACTTACTAGAGACCACAAAGCCTTTGGACTATGAGACTCAGCAGCTGTACGAAATCTCAGTAGTCGCGTGGAACTCAGAAGGATTTCATGTCAACAAAATAATCAAAGTACAGGTTCTGGATGACAATGACAACTCACCAGTTTTCTCTCAACAGCTGATAGAATTATCCATTGAGGAGAACAATGTTCCCAATGCTTTCTTGACCAAACTGCATGCTACAGATGCTGAcagtggagaaagaggaaaagtgtccTATTTTTTAGGGCCTGATGCCCCTTCCTATTTTTCTTTAGATAAAACCACAGGAATTCTTACAGTTTCCACCCAGCtggacagagaagaaaaagagaaatatagaTATACTGTCAAAGCAGTAGATTCTGGATTTCCCCCAAGAGAATCAATAGCAACTGTTGCCATCACTGTGTTGGATAAAAATGACAATAGTCCAAGATTTATCAACAAGGATTTCAGCTTTTTTGTACCAGAAAACTTTCCAGGTTTTGGTGAAATTGGAGTTATCAGTGTCACAGATGCTGATGCAGGGCAGAATGGATGGGTTGCCCTTTCAGTTGTAAATGGAAGTGATATTTTTGTCATAGATACCGGCAAAGGGGTTTTGAGAGCTAAAGTCTCCCTCGACAGGGAGCAGCAAAGCTCCTATGTTCTGTGGATTGAAGCAGTTGATGGCGGTGATCCTGCCCTGTCCTCTACTGCAAAAATAACTGTCCTTCTTCTGGACATAAATGACAACCCCCCTCTGGTCTTGTTTCCTCAATCTAATATGTCTTATTTGTTGGTACTTCCTTCTACTCTTCCTGGCTCTGCCATCACTGAGGTCTATGCTGTAGATAAGGACACTGGCATGAATGCAGTCATAGCCTACAGCATCATAGGAAGAAGAGGTCCTCGACCTGAGTCATTTCGGATTGACCCTAAAACTGGTAATATCACCTTGGAAGAGTCACTGATGCAAAATGACTATGGCCTCTATCGGTTGCTTGTAAAAGTTAGCGATCACGGTTACCCAGAACCCCTCCATTCCACCGTCATGGTGAACCTCTTCGTCAATGACACTGTTAGCAATGAGAGCTACATTGAAAGTTTGTTAAGAAAGGAGCCTGATATCAATGTAGAAGAAAAGCAGCCACAAATATCCATAGAGCCCACACATAAGAAAATAGAGTCAGCATCCTGCATGCCTACCTTAGTAGCTCTGTCAATAATAAGCTTGGTTTCAATCACCTTAGTAACTGGGATGGGCATTTACATCTGtctaagaaaagggaaaaagcatcACAGAACAGATGAAAACTTGGAAGTACAAATCCCATTAAATGGAAGAATTAACCTGCACATGTTGGAAAAGAAACCAATGGAGATTTCTAACATTTGA